ATCGCCGTGGGTCCATGGAGCTTCACAGCTCTTGCCCTGATCGGGATGGCGAATGCGGCGGTGGAAAAGTTTCCGGtcagatatattatatcttatGCGGATTCTTCTCACAGTGAAACTGTCACTGTGACTACCGGGGACATTGCACTGGTTATTGCCGCCTTGGCGGGGATCTTCTTGTGGGCGATCGCGTTCTTCTGTCTTTGCATCGCAATAGCCAGCGTGTTGGCACTCTGTAAGGCTTTTGGAGGTGCTGGTGCACCTGGCATGTCGCTTGCGTATTGGAGTATGGTGTTCCCGAATACCGGGTTCGTGATTGCGACGATAAGGATTGGACAGGTACTGCAATCTGAAGCGGTGTTGTGGGTTGCTTCTGCTATGACTATCTTGCAGGTGGCAATATGGCTGATTGCAAGCGTGGCAACTATATGGGCTGTCTGGACACGGCGGATGTTGTGGCCTGAAGAtgcagagaaagaggaaggggagaaggAATGTTAGTGATCAGGCGATTCACCCATTATTAAGGGGTTTGTGTGGTTAACGACGACTCGGAAGTTGCCAAATCCGCTCTGTCTATCGTGGAGGAGATGGGATGAATGTAAGGAAGAGCCTTCGAAGAGCCGTCAAACGGACAGCTTAACCTCATCCCCGAAAGTAGGTCTGTCTCCAAAATTGGGGAATGCTTGGCAGGCCTCGAAGGATCTTGAGATCAAGTCCCAGCTACTTGGAAAAAAAGCCAACATCACGGTAGCCCAGAGTCTAAGAAAAGAGGTTAAAGAGGTCGGAAATGAGGTAAAATCCGTTACCTCAGCACGCGCAACCATGGGTCGGTTAGAGAAAAGTAGACTGATTAAATAGATCATGCATAAgctttctatttcttttggaGATTATGGTTAAGTTGCTAGCCACAGGAAACATATGAATAGTGTAAAGATGCTCCAAGTAGGATCTTTCCAAACCCATCAACAATAATGTTAAACTTCTCTACATCGATCGTCAACCGTCCCTATTCACACAATGTCCCAGAAAGTTATCCGCCTCAGTGGCCCAAGGACATCGGTTCGCAATCTCAGCTTTGCTTACATTCGGAACTTTTCCCAATTCTCCGACGGCAATTCTCGAGAGATATTCTCTTGGAATGTTGCTTCTATCGCCCGTGCTCTCCGTTTATCGCCATCTGCAAACCACGAATGGGATGAACTATTGGCGGCCCATCATGTGACTCATTTCATGGGTATATTGGTCAGGCTTGGTATACAGTATATCAAACACAATCGAGCATCGCTATGGAGCATTGAGGCTGCGTTATGTGGGTTGGGATGTTCCGTTTTCCTCGACAAGTGGCTTCGAGCATTTCGTACACCCACCGGTCCTAAGTCTTTAACATGTTCGTCTTCATTTATTCTACTTGTTTTCaattgccttttccttctcatttcAATCCATAAGATCCAGCCGAAATGCCATGGGAGACCTAACTAATCATGACAGACCAAGAACATTTGCTCATTGCATGGACTCGAGATATCGTCCGCGACGGCTCAATATCTATCAACGCTGTTTGCCCTGATCTTTCCTCAGAACGGCCTGAAGATTTAGTCAACTACACTATCGAGGTTTGGTGTCATATCATGCAGGGCGATTCTCCCTGGCCGTTTATTAGTATGTTAGGCGATGCTGTGGTTGAATATAAAACGATTTGTCGCCATGACCTGGATAAATCATGACCATAGATACCAGGAGCAGCTAGGAGAGTTCATTACGCTTCTGTTCCTCTCACCTTTTGGCCCAAAAAAGATATTGTTTAAATGGAGACTGCATCAATCATTGTGTGTTGATGACCGTTTCATAGCTGGAGATATTTTTTCGAGATACCAAGGTTTCTATCATTACATATGTCATGAACGGATATCATAATAAACATACACCACCAAGATACCCCATACCGTAACTCATTGAGCATGATGAAAGATATCCGGACACCCAGTCGGCTGGCCCTCAGACCTCTTCATGTGCGTAACACCCTTTAGATGGACATACTTCTGAGTAACATCGTTCGCCGAATCCCATGACGAGACattaaagtaattaattcCGAATCCATTCCCATCGAAGAACCGCGCCGTTCCCGCAACAACATAGATCGTATAGAACCCATCAGCAGGATAGATATTCTTCGTCTCATGCCTGTGTCCAACAAGGATATGACGCACACCATATCTCCggatcaattcaatatacTTGCGACGCACACGTTTTGGAAAAGTCCAATACGAGTCCGGCTCGTCCTCACTACCCTCAAAGGGGAGATGGTGGTGCGCGACGATGATCCTTTCGCCCGCGCGCGCGGCTGTTTTGAGTTCGTGCTCGAACCAGCTCCATTCGTAGGCCGTGTGGTTTTTGAATTCGGCTAGGTCAGTGATCATCGTGATCGAGTTGAGGAGAATAAATCGATACCCATTGTGCGTGAAGCTGCTGTGGTCGCTTGTGTTGAAGTCCTGGGTGAACTGTTTCAGCGTGGATAAGTCGTGCACGTCGTGATTTCCTGGGAGTAGGTGGACGGGCACCGTGAAATTTGGGTATGTTTGTTGGAATGCGGTGATTTCATAGGAATGTCTGCCTCAGTGAGTGGTTCGCTCTTGGAGACGAAGGTGATAATGGAGTATACTCACCGGCTGTTAGTTAAGTCACCGACGGCAATGCAGAAGTCGAACTCCTCCGCATTGACTTGCTGCGCGGCGAGTTGCATTCTATGTACGTCATTTTTCCAACCATCCTGTCCGAATCCAAGCTGGATATCACCTAATTGGCAGAACTGGAAAGGAGTAAAGTGATTGGCGGGCACAACTACGCATGTATCAGCCTCGGCCCAGAGAGGTTGCAGAAGCCTGACACTTACCTGAAGGTGTTGGTAGGAAAACACCGCCACCCATGCTGCTCATTAGTGCTCCCATATTCCAAATGGAGAATGTTCCCAGTATGAGTCGAATTTAGCGTGTCGGTGCAATATCAGATCTGACTCTTGATCCACCTGGTGACGTGATGTCTATCTCCGTTCACGCGATAAGCCAATCACACGTGTCACATTCCTCTTCGAACCCTTATCCAATTTATATGGGTCAAGAAATTACCGCGCCATCAGGCTATATAAAGTCGTATGGTAGTGGATAGTAGCTCTGGCTTCAAGATAGATCGACGGTCAAACGAAAAACAATCGATTCAATGATGACGTGAGTCGTTTAATTGACCAACCACGTCAGATGACGTCTTGGCTCTTGGCTGGTCCAAAACAAACGGAAGGTTTTTCTGCAGGCGAGTCAGTAACCCAGAATCGCTCAAGGGCAGGTGTTGGGTTTGGACAGACCGACTCAGGCAGATCGTGTGTCTCACAATGGATGTCCTGCAGCTGAATTGTTGCGGACTTGTGGTTGCCTTCTTGTGCTGCGCCCGAGGGGAAGTAACATCACGTGAGATGTGATGTCTCATAATGGGCGGCGTTATAGGCTCGTATTCTCGATACCCTGGTTATCTCGTTAGCAATATATAGACAAAGTGAACTAGACACATAGTATAACGGTAACCTTGTCCTTATATGGCTTGTCCCAA
This Aspergillus flavus chromosome 1, complete sequence DNA region includes the following protein-coding sequences:
- a CDS encoding Ser/Thr protein phosphatase family protein produces the protein MGGGVFLPTPSVVPANHFTPFQFCQLGDIQLGFGQDGWKNDVHRMQLAAQQVNAEEFDFCIAVGDLTNSRHSYEITAFQQTYPNFTVPVHLLPGNHDVHDLSTLKQFTQDFNTSDHSSFTHNGYRFILLNSITMITDLAEFKNHTAYEWSWFEHELKTAARAGERIIVAHHHLPFEGSEDEPDSYWTFPKRVRRKYIELIRRYGVRHILVGHRHETKNIYPADGFYTIYVVAGTARFFDGNGFGINYFNVSSWDSANDVTQKYVHLKGVTHMKRSEGQPTGCPDIFHHAQ